A portion of the Leptospira noumeaensis genome contains these proteins:
- a CDS encoding thioredoxin family protein has translation MEYRFRILFSLLIFGTSLSAFSYCSKQSDIILSNYEESLVLAKKSNRKLIVVFGADWCPDCRALDGIFNEPEPKTLLKENFIIFKVDVGRFDKNLSLNDKLGNPIQNGIPALVVVKPDGNILTSTKGGEFSNASKMTKEQVLEYLYRL, from the coding sequence ATGGAATACAGATTCCGAATTTTATTCTCTCTCCTGATTTTTGGAACTTCCCTCTCTGCTTTCTCTTACTGCTCCAAACAAAGTGACATAATACTTTCCAATTACGAAGAAAGTTTGGTTTTGGCAAAAAAATCGAACCGGAAACTCATCGTTGTTTTTGGTGCTGATTGGTGTCCCGACTGTAGAGCATTAGATGGGATCTTTAATGAACCGGAACCAAAAACTCTACTCAAAGAAAATTTTATCATCTTCAAAGTTGATGTGGGTCGTTTCGACAAAAACTTAAGTCTAAATGATAAACTTGGGAACCCCATTCAAAATGGAATCCCTGCTTTGGTTGTTGTAAAGCCAGATGGAAATATTCTCACCTCCACAAAGGGAGGAGAATTCTCTAACGCGAGTAAGATGACAAAAGAACAAGTTTTAGAATATTTATATCGCCTTTAG
- a CDS encoding M23 family metallopeptidase, which translates to MFLLNHRDLPLKNWFVTNNQVFLFFFTTCLSVFGTGCASKGYSYQGNPLFGWMESSGEVRTTDPYPILKRYPSFQATDFEFPVGGKYAEGYYLAQKFGAENGKFGGRKHLGEDWNAMTGGDSDYAAPVYTFGNGVVSEIADYGGGWGKVVRIVHYHNVGNGDFWYLESVYAHLHTIDVEPGQLVKKTEWIGTIGDAGGSYPAHLHFELRSVIGAPLGGGYGLKTEGFLPPTRWLMQYGPKEKAFTEESFQFLMEKGGTL; encoded by the coding sequence ATGTTTCTTCTAAATCATCGAGACCTTCCCCTCAAAAATTGGTTCGTAACAAATAACCAAGTTTTTCTTTTTTTCTTCACAACCTGCCTATCGGTATTCGGGACAGGTTGTGCCTCCAAAGGTTACTCCTACCAAGGAAACCCACTCTTCGGATGGATGGAATCATCGGGCGAAGTTCGCACCACAGACCCCTACCCCATTTTAAAACGTTATCCTTCTTTCCAAGCCACCGATTTTGAATTTCCTGTGGGTGGTAAGTACGCAGAAGGATATTATTTAGCCCAAAAATTTGGAGCTGAAAATGGAAAATTTGGTGGTAGAAAACATTTAGGCGAAGATTGGAATGCGATGACTGGTGGTGATAGCGATTATGCGGCCCCAGTATATACGTTTGGAAACGGAGTGGTTTCTGAAATTGCCGATTATGGTGGTGGTTGGGGAAAGGTAGTTCGGATTGTTCACTATCATAATGTAGGGAATGGAGACTTTTGGTATTTGGAATCTGTTTATGCCCATCTCCATACCATTGATGTAGAACCTGGACAATTGGTGAAAAAAACAGAATGGATTGGAACCATTGGTGATGCTGGTGGAAGTTATCCGGCGCATTTACATTTTGAACTTCGTTCGGTCATTGGTGCACCGTTAGGTGGAGGGTATGGACTAAAAACAGAAGGATTTTTGCCACCAACACGGTGGCTTATGCAATACGGGCCAAAAGAGAAGGCCTTTACGGAAGAAAGTTTTCAGTTTTTGATGGAAAAGGGCGGCACCCTTTAA
- a CDS encoding flavin-containing monooxygenase → MALPKVCVIGAGSSGITVIKSLKENGIPFDCYEKGSDVGGNWRYKNDNGLSNIYKSLHINTHRDRMEYRDYPMPTNYADYPNHEPIQNYFLSYVDHFGLRKHIQFKNGVKKAERTEDGIWKITPEKGPIKYYDALVVANGHHWNERWPDPAFPGKFSGQTIHSHSYVDPKTPVNCEGKNVVVLGMGNSAMDISVELSRPGVAKKVFLSARRGAYVIPNYLFGKPLDKLTEYTPHWVPFFIQQTLAHLLIRFGVGKMEDFGLPKPDHKFGSAHPTISQDLLVRLGRGDIKPKPVITELKGKKIAFADGTEEDADVLIYCTGYNIKFPFFDEDFLAAPNNYIPLFYKMIKPGVNDLFFVGLMQPLGAIMPLAECQGKWIAQYLTGNYVLPSKEDMEKSIKRDQEKMKKRYVSSTRHTIQVDYDSFLYEMKEEMASGKKRSAKLGNHLPIEARAEFLSERRHVSSKSSRPSPQKLVRNK, encoded by the coding sequence ATGGCACTTCCCAAAGTTTGTGTAATTGGCGCCGGATCTTCCGGTATCACAGTCATTAAATCATTAAAGGAAAACGGAATCCCTTTTGATTGTTATGAAAAAGGAAGTGATGTGGGTGGGAATTGGCGTTATAAAAACGACAATGGTCTCAGTAACATTTACAAATCCCTCCATATCAACACACACCGAGATCGTATGGAATACCGCGATTATCCCATGCCGACAAATTATGCGGATTATCCAAACCATGAACCCATTCAAAATTATTTTTTATCCTATGTAGATCACTTTGGACTTCGTAAACACATCCAATTCAAAAATGGAGTGAAAAAAGCAGAACGCACTGAAGATGGAATTTGGAAAATCACTCCAGAAAAAGGTCCCATTAAATACTATGACGCGTTAGTTGTCGCTAACGGACACCATTGGAATGAACGTTGGCCAGATCCTGCTTTCCCTGGAAAATTTTCTGGTCAAACCATACACTCGCATTCCTACGTTGACCCCAAAACACCCGTTAACTGTGAAGGAAAAAACGTCGTCGTCCTTGGGATGGGAAACAGTGCCATGGATATCTCTGTAGAACTATCGAGACCCGGCGTTGCTAAAAAAGTTTTTTTATCAGCAAGGCGTGGTGCTTATGTCATTCCTAACTATTTATTTGGAAAACCTTTAGATAAATTAACAGAATACACACCTCATTGGGTTCCCTTTTTTATCCAACAAACACTCGCTCACCTGTTGATTCGATTTGGTGTTGGAAAAATGGAAGACTTTGGTTTGCCAAAACCAGATCATAAATTTGGTTCTGCTCATCCTACCATCTCACAAGATTTACTCGTAAGGCTTGGTCGAGGAGATATCAAACCAAAACCAGTGATCACAGAACTCAAAGGTAAAAAAATTGCCTTTGCTGATGGAACAGAAGAAGATGCAGATGTTCTCATTTATTGCACGGGATACAATATCAAGTTTCCATTCTTTGATGAAGACTTTTTAGCAGCACCTAACAATTACATTCCACTATTCTACAAAATGATCAAACCAGGTGTTAACGATTTATTTTTTGTGGGCCTTATGCAACCGTTAGGTGCCATTATGCCACTGGCGGAATGCCAAGGGAAGTGGATCGCACAATACCTTACTGGAAATTATGTTTTACCTTCTAAAGAAGATATGGAAAAATCTATAAAACGTGACCAAGAAAAAATGAAAAAAAGGTATGTGAGTAGCACTCGTCACACCATCCAAGTGGACTACGATTCCTTCCTATATGAGATGAAAGAAGAAATGGCATCTGGTAAAAAAAGATCCGCAAAACTCGGAAACCATTTGCCAATCGAAGCACGAGCGGAATTCCTTTCGGAAAGACGTCATGTTTCTTCTAAATCATCGAGACCTTCCCCTCAAAAATTGGTTCGTAACAAATAA
- a CDS encoding ACP S-malonyltransferase codes for MTSAKLLTATLQNSQKFFLQFGGQGSPYLKELVKLYAEPELKEFFETSFKTIAEIAARDGKSPLLNEGFDFKAWIENPDAAPSEDYLARAPISVPGIFMTQIANYVLVSKRGYPTAELIKATGAVSGHSQGVIASALVGLGKDGADFLTAYSDFLKFVFYLGFNGQKVYPNFVVPEEVVKENEANGDKNPAPMVAVIGYTKDELEERVKKTNDSLGLKGQDTVFISLYNTPDSMILSALPSSLLAFRKQWKAEMDEKKFKFVYLKTTAPFHCPFMETSLDKFNADDASVVPFPYTGADLKVPVYSIFDGHNLQKDGNLRDILFKMVLIEPLYWDLAIAPIFNDSAINTIIDFGPSVVSQRLTGGHLKAKNIEKQSLCASNAKELKVILEA; via the coding sequence ATGACATCGGCCAAACTCCTTACTGCCACCCTCCAAAATTCACAAAAATTTTTCCTTCAATTTGGAGGACAGGGTTCACCTTATCTAAAAGAACTCGTAAAATTATACGCAGAACCAGAACTCAAAGAATTTTTCGAAACAAGTTTCAAAACCATTGCTGAAATTGCTGCCCGTGATGGCAAAAGTCCGCTTCTCAATGAAGGATTTGATTTCAAGGCTTGGATTGAGAATCCAGACGCCGCGCCTTCTGAAGATTATCTAGCGCGCGCACCGATTTCTGTTCCGGGAATCTTTATGACACAAATTGCAAATTACGTTTTAGTTTCAAAACGTGGTTACCCAACAGCTGAACTCATCAAAGCAACTGGTGCTGTCAGTGGACATAGCCAAGGGGTCATTGCTTCTGCTCTTGTTGGTCTTGGAAAAGACGGAGCCGATTTTCTAACTGCATACTCTGATTTCTTAAAATTTGTTTTTTATCTTGGATTCAATGGTCAAAAAGTTTATCCTAACTTTGTTGTTCCAGAAGAAGTTGTGAAAGAAAACGAAGCCAACGGAGATAAAAATCCAGCACCAATGGTTGCAGTGATTGGTTATACAAAAGATGAATTAGAAGAAAGAGTTAAAAAAACAAATGATTCCCTTGGACTCAAAGGCCAAGACACAGTTTTTATTTCTCTCTACAACACTCCAGATTCTATGATTCTTTCTGCACTTCCTTCTTCCCTTCTTGCATTCCGTAAACAATGGAAAGCAGAAATGGACGAAAAGAAATTTAAGTTTGTGTATTTGAAAACAACTGCACCTTTCCATTGCCCATTTATGGAAACATCACTTGATAAATTCAATGCAGATGATGCATCTGTTGTTCCATTCCCTTATACTGGTGCTGATTTAAAAGTTCCTGTATACAGTATCTTTGATGGTCACAACCTTCAAAAAGATGGAAACCTTCGTGACATTCTTTTTAAAATGGTTCTCATTGAGCCACTTTACTGGGATTTGGCGATTGCTCCTATTTTTAATGACAGTGCCATCAACACAATCATTGACTTTGGACCAAGTGTTGTGAGCCAAAGATTAACTGGTGGACACTTAAAAGCCAAAAATATCGAAAAACAATCATTATGCGCTTCTAACGCAAAGGAATTAAAAGTAATTCTAGAAGCATAA
- a CDS encoding 4-(cytidine 5'-diphospho)-2-C-methyl-D-erythritol kinase: MKSISLGKINIGLFVPFKREDGLHEIRSVFVPISLGDPMDVEISSLPSGSNSEIHLSSENHLKGYRHAKFEEVSERGDFKRNILYKAFQKLVTYLSHPVSVSIHLQKYLPPEGGIGGGSSNAGTLLKELFPLTKLIEDEQISLAKSIGADVPFFLQSSPCFVSGIGEVLEPISVAKGTGILAIPPFGLSTASMYAGLQKSLQKPYGSQVWKSLAEDLIRNLQVGDWAYLQNRLENEFEKIAFQTQPLLKELRLGFFESGAVYASLSGSGSCFYGIYPSDRERDEALRIVSNRFPDMEFRTFSF; the protein is encoded by the coding sequence TTGAAATCCATTTCATTAGGAAAAATTAACATTGGTTTGTTTGTACCTTTCAAACGTGAAGATGGACTCCACGAAATTAGAAGTGTATTTGTTCCAATTAGTTTGGGAGATCCTATGGATGTGGAAATCAGTTCCCTTCCTAGCGGGTCAAACTCAGAGATCCACCTATCTTCCGAAAACCATCTAAAGGGATACCGTCACGCGAAGTTCGAAGAAGTTTCCGAAAGAGGAGATTTTAAGAGAAACATTCTCTACAAGGCCTTTCAAAAGTTAGTCACTTACCTTTCACACCCAGTTTCCGTCTCCATTCACTTGCAAAAGTATCTCCCTCCAGAAGGGGGAATTGGAGGCGGAAGTAGCAATGCGGGGACTTTGTTAAAGGAACTCTTTCCATTAACAAAACTTATCGAAGATGAACAAATTTCCCTGGCCAAGTCCATAGGGGCCGACGTTCCTTTTTTCCTACAATCCTCTCCTTGTTTTGTGAGTGGGATCGGTGAAGTGCTTGAACCCATCTCTGTAGCCAAAGGGACTGGGATTTTGGCCATTCCTCCCTTCGGACTTTCTACCGCATCTATGTACGCAGGCCTTCAAAAAAGTTTACAAAAACCCTATGGTTCCCAAGTATGGAAATCTCTGGCAGAGGATTTAATTCGAAATCTTCAAGTCGGGGATTGGGCATACCTGCAAAACAGGCTTGAGAACGAGTTTGAAAAAATAGCTTTTCAGACCCAACCCTTACTAAAGGAATTGAGATTAGGGTTTTTTGAGTCGGGAGCAGTCTATGCTTCTTTATCGGGTTCGGGTTCTTGCTTTTACGGCATTTATCCTTCAGATAGAGAAAGAGACGAAGCCCTTCGCATTGTCTCCAATCGATTTCCCGATATGGAATTTCGAACGTTCTCTTTTTAG
- a CDS encoding sodium:solute symporter family protein, translating to MFVSLAPIDYSILFVFVGFMVLIGVLLKKSMNHSSDFLLAGRKIPSWITGIAFISANISALELLGMSASGAEYGFLTFHFYYLGAIPGMIFLGIFMMPFYYSSKIRSVPEYLRFRFNRPAHLLNASITLLSLALGSGIYLYSLSLVFETMFGWNPHLSILFSAFIVLVYTYFGGLSSSIYTEVMQFFLTVLGLFPLVIVGLVKLGGWDGLMQKIPNSHKHMWQGLANGQNELGWDLLSVTVGLGFVLSFSYWTCGFTEVQRAMAAKDYRAARRTPLIGAMFKLFLPFLTVIPGLIALTEFSKEMNGEYNKSFLILLKNFYPSGMLGLGTTALLAAFMAGMSSSITAMNTIFTYDIYQTYIDPNREDKDYLKIGKLCTMIAVVFAIFASYIAMQFENIMNYIQLLFSFFNAPLISIFLLGMFWKRASGWSAFYGMLMGTSSGLLHFILYSFGIIYYKSDMVSNFYGAIVSGLFCFVTMVTVSMIEKADPDKDLHGLVYSDRDHSNPFWDPRILAWGVGLIVLLAGFNIVFA from the coding sequence ATGTTTGTCTCACTTGCTCCTATCGATTATTCCATCCTATTTGTTTTTGTCGGGTTTATGGTTCTGATTGGGGTACTTCTTAAAAAATCCATGAACCATTCTAGTGATTTTCTTCTGGCGGGTCGAAAAATACCTAGTTGGATCACAGGAATTGCATTTATTTCAGCCAATATCTCCGCTTTGGAACTACTCGGAATGAGCGCCAGTGGTGCGGAATACGGTTTTTTAACCTTCCATTTTTACTACTTGGGGGCGATTCCTGGAATGATTTTTCTTGGGATCTTTATGATGCCATTTTATTATTCATCAAAAATTAGAAGTGTACCAGAATACTTACGTTTTAGGTTCAATCGACCAGCCCATCTTTTGAATGCATCCATCACCTTGTTATCGTTAGCACTCGGATCGGGGATTTATCTTTATTCATTGTCCTTGGTGTTCGAAACGATGTTTGGTTGGAACCCTCATCTATCCATTTTATTTAGTGCCTTTATTGTTTTGGTTTATACATACTTTGGGGGACTAAGTTCTTCAATTTATACAGAGGTAATGCAATTTTTTCTAACGGTTCTTGGTTTGTTTCCCCTAGTCATTGTAGGTTTAGTAAAGTTAGGTGGTTGGGATGGTCTGATGCAAAAAATTCCCAATTCACACAAACATATGTGGCAGGGGCTCGCCAATGGACAGAATGAACTCGGTTGGGATTTGTTAAGTGTGACCGTTGGTTTAGGTTTTGTTTTGTCTTTTTCCTATTGGACTTGTGGGTTTACGGAAGTGCAAAGAGCAATGGCTGCAAAAGATTATAGAGCCGCAAGAAGGACTCCTCTCATTGGAGCTATGTTCAAATTGTTTTTACCATTTCTAACAGTCATTCCTGGGTTAATTGCCTTAACAGAATTTTCAAAAGAAATGAATGGAGAGTATAATAAAAGTTTTTTAATCTTATTAAAGAACTTTTATCCTTCTGGGATGCTCGGTCTTGGGACTACCGCTTTACTTGCTGCTTTTATGGCGGGTATGTCTAGTTCCATCACAGCAATGAACACAATTTTTACTTATGACATTTACCAAACATACATCGATCCAAACAGAGAAGATAAGGATTATTTAAAAATTGGAAAACTCTGTACTATGATTGCCGTGGTATTTGCCATTTTTGCCTCTTATATCGCGATGCAATTTGAAAATATTATGAACTACATCCAGTTGTTATTTTCCTTTTTTAATGCTCCACTGATTTCTATCTTTTTACTCGGAATGTTTTGGAAACGTGCTTCTGGTTGGAGTGCCTTCTATGGGATGTTAATGGGTACATCAAGTGGACTCCTTCATTTTATATTGTATTCATTCGGGATTATATATTACAAATCAGATATGGTTTCCAATTTTTACGGGGCCATCGTCTCTGGATTATTTTGTTTTGTAACAATGGTAACTGTCAGTATGATCGAAAAAGCAGATCCAGATAAAGATTTACATGGGCTGGTTTATTCGGATCGGGATCACTCCAATCCATTTTGGGATCCGCGAATTTTAGCCTGGGGAGTTGGACTCATTGTCCTTCTTGCTGGATTTAATATCGTTTTTGCATAA
- a CDS encoding WYL domain-containing protein, whose product MNPSTARAASKLNLIRLLASHPEGLGLEEIQSVTGHKSIAALKKDLGELYMIEMYPYSPTDAVDLDFDGEKVKIRLPIAVDSALPLSPKEWSLLRSLLVTDTKTEDSNVKKSILNKIDSVIPSGDWSPYQKTKETIVEAINSKKTLTIVYWKRDTKEKETRTLAPWLLWEENDSYLLAYDLKKEGFRSFRLDYILDLNISETKYPTLPETAGEFLEGFKQLFGADSENKEKAKLWITDGASYHLGMKLTLSPTGNQKQIGDTTYREFETQIRDQNWFIQTILGYGTSVLVSEPKEIKTSILLHLQSLAPSKQNLNSLP is encoded by the coding sequence ATGAATCCATCTACTGCTCGGGCTGCTTCCAAGTTAAATTTAATCCGCCTTCTGGCTTCACACCCAGAAGGACTTGGATTAGAGGAAATCCAAAGTGTAACGGGTCATAAATCAATCGCAGCTCTCAAAAAAGATTTGGGGGAGTTGTATATGATTGAGATGTATCCGTATTCTCCAACTGATGCAGTAGATTTAGATTTTGATGGGGAGAAAGTAAAAATCCGACTACCCATTGCCGTTGATTCTGCACTCCCACTTTCCCCAAAAGAATGGTCTCTCCTTCGTTCTTTGTTAGTCACCGATACAAAAACAGAAGACTCTAATGTTAAAAAATCAATTTTAAACAAAATTGATTCCGTTATCCCTTCAGGTGATTGGTCTCCTTACCAAAAAACAAAAGAAACCATCGTCGAAGCCATTAATTCTAAAAAAACACTAACAATTGTTTATTGGAAAAGAGATACTAAAGAAAAAGAAACTAGAACCTTGGCTCCTTGGTTATTGTGGGAAGAAAACGATTCCTATTTATTGGCTTATGATCTAAAAAAAGAAGGATTCAGGTCCTTTCGTTTGGATTATATTTTAGACCTAAACATTTCTGAGACAAAATACCCAACCTTACCCGAAACCGCGGGTGAGTTTCTCGAAGGATTCAAACAATTATTTGGTGCCGATTCGGAAAACAAAGAGAAAGCAAAACTTTGGATTACTGATGGAGCTTCCTATCATTTGGGAATGAAACTCACCCTATCCCCAACTGGTAACCAAAAACAAATCGGAGATACCACATACCGCGAATTCGAAACACAAATTCGAGATCAAAACTGGTTCATCCAAACGATTTTAGGCTACGGAACATCAGTTCTCGTTTCAGAACCAAAAGAAATCAAAACATCTATTTTGTTACACTTACAATCGTTAGCTCCTTCTAAACAAAACTTAAACTCGCTACCTTAG
- a CDS encoding sugar phosphate nucleotidyltransferase, which yields MNLHNTVTAVILAAGKGTRMKSELPKVAVVLNESPLLLHVLRNIESAGIERKVVVVGYRKDIVTDIAKSFPGVEFAEQTEQLGTGHAVLSAETQLAPYTGYTIVACGDAPLISAKSFSELIELHKSNGYSATVLSAKMENPTGYGRIIRSADDGSLLRIVEEKDASPEEKIVNEVNTGTYCFNTEDLFGALKQIGNNNAQKEYYLTDVIKIFRSLGKKVGAKTLANALESHGINSPDDLALAKQYIDKGLVGV from the coding sequence ATGAACCTACATAATACTGTAACTGCTGTTATTTTGGCGGCGGGGAAAGGAACTCGAATGAAGAGTGAACTTCCCAAGGTTGCGGTTGTACTGAACGAATCTCCACTTTTACTCCACGTTCTTCGTAATATCGAATCCGCCGGCATCGAACGCAAAGTCGTCGTTGTCGGTTACCGCAAAGATATCGTTACCGATATCGCAAAATCATTTCCCGGTGTGGAATTTGCAGAACAAACAGAACAATTGGGAACAGGTCATGCTGTTCTTTCCGCTGAAACACAACTAGCACCTTACACAGGATATACGATTGTGGCTTGCGGAGATGCACCATTAATTTCTGCAAAATCATTTTCTGAACTTATAGAACTTCATAAATCCAATGGTTACTCGGCGACTGTTCTTTCTGCAAAGATGGAAAACCCAACAGGTTATGGTCGTATCATTCGTTCTGCTGATGACGGCAGTCTTTTGCGGATTGTAGAAGAAAAAGACGCAAGTCCTGAAGAGAAAATTGTGAACGAAGTGAACACAGGAACCTACTGTTTTAACACAGAAGATTTGTTTGGTGCTTTGAAACAAATTGGAAATAACAACGCGCAGAAAGAATATTACCTCACAGACGTGATTAAAATTTTTAGATCATTGGGAAAAAAAGTCGGAGCAAAAACTTTGGCAAATGCTTTAGAAAGCCATGGTATCAATTCTCCTGATGATTTGGCTCTCGCAAAACAATATATAGATAAAGGGTTGGTTGGAGTATGA
- a CDS encoding valine--tRNA ligase, with protein sequence MKSQLPDRYDPESVEPKWIKTWEEKKTFAPDSSRKETFSIVIPPPNVTGNLHIGHALNHTIQDIIIRIERKKGKNVVWVPGMDHAGIATQVVVERELGKEGKSRTDFTREGFIEKVWEWKAHSGGMIAKQQRLLGESVDWSRERFTFDEGLSKAVIKVFRSLYDEGLIYRGERIINWCPVTKTAISDIEVEYKEKQGKLYHIKYPKAEFKSKDPKTLNKGEYIVVATTRPETMFGDVAVCAHPDDARYTNLKDKFVFLPIAGKEIPVLFDSFVDKEFGSGLVKITPAHDINDYEAGLRLKLTPLNIMNLDGTLNEHTGKYNGLDRFEARKRVVEELETNGYIEKIETHIHSVGHNQRGGAVIEPLLSTQWFVKIESLAKPAIEVVKSGKVQFQPKMWEKTYFEWMENIRDWCISRQLWWGHRIPAYYAPNGEMVVAESVEEAVSLFSKKGISVTKETIKQDEDVLDTWFSSGLWPFTVFGWPENSTELKQYYPTSVLVTGFDIIFFWVARMIMNGLKFMGDVPFHKVLIHGLVRDKDGKKFSKSLGNVVDPLDMMTKYGTDSFRFFLAAVLPEGKDILFDESRLDGYRSFCNKIWNSSRFIFMNLPEEFTTKEPELNSLEDTDLWILNEFDRMLSKYEKAYAGYLFFEMANAVYDFVWGSFCDWYLELTKARVYGNVTPESQEKARLVLVSVLKKSLGLLHPFMPFITEEIHSLLEQTELAKTEFPKPYGVSDSAPAVVRMELVREIITKIRNMRAELGVKPEKKCKVIIKCSHKELKEMMEREIKSILQLSKAESLEFLDSYEAKNTDSVGAFSIGEIFLPLEGIFDFEKEKQRLEKEKKQIQLEMEKLENKINNPSFLEKAKPDVVEKEREKYNTWKEKLDSTVRALEKIGS encoded by the coding sequence ATGAAATCACAGCTACCTGACCGTTACGATCCCGAATCTGTAGAGCCCAAATGGATAAAAACTTGGGAAGAAAAAAAAACCTTTGCTCCTGACTCTTCTCGCAAAGAAACATTTTCGATCGTCATCCCTCCGCCAAACGTAACAGGGAATTTACACATTGGACATGCACTCAATCATACCATCCAAGACATCATCATTCGTATCGAACGTAAAAAAGGTAAAAATGTAGTTTGGGTTCCTGGAATGGACCACGCTGGGATTGCCACACAAGTGGTTGTGGAACGTGAGTTAGGAAAAGAAGGAAAGTCTAGAACTGATTTTACTCGTGAAGGGTTTATCGAAAAAGTTTGGGAATGGAAGGCGCATTCTGGTGGAATGATCGCCAAACAACAACGGTTACTCGGTGAATCAGTTGATTGGTCACGTGAGAGATTTACCTTTGATGAAGGACTTTCCAAAGCAGTCATCAAAGTATTCCGTAGTTTGTATGATGAAGGACTGATTTACCGTGGCGAACGAATCATCAACTGGTGCCCGGTTACGAAAACTGCCATCTCTGACATTGAAGTCGAGTATAAAGAAAAACAAGGCAAACTCTATCATATCAAATATCCTAAAGCCGAATTTAAATCGAAAGATCCAAAAACTCTTAACAAAGGGGAATACATTGTTGTGGCAACAACAAGACCCGAAACGATGTTTGGTGACGTGGCTGTTTGTGCTCATCCAGATGACGCGCGTTATACTAATCTAAAAGATAAATTTGTATTTTTACCAATTGCGGGAAAAGAGATTCCCGTTTTGTTTGATTCCTTTGTAGATAAAGAATTTGGATCAGGGCTTGTGAAAATCACTCCGGCCCATGACATCAATGACTATGAAGCGGGCCTTCGTTTGAAACTCACTCCACTCAACATTATGAACTTGGATGGAACTTTAAACGAACATACAGGTAAATACAATGGACTCGACCGGTTCGAAGCTCGCAAACGAGTTGTGGAAGAACTCGAAACGAATGGTTATATTGAAAAAATAGAAACTCATATCCATAGTGTGGGACACAACCAAAGAGGGGGAGCGGTCATCGAACCGTTGTTATCGACTCAGTGGTTTGTAAAAATTGAATCTCTTGCAAAACCTGCTATTGAAGTGGTGAAATCTGGAAAGGTTCAATTCCAACCAAAGATGTGGGAAAAAACATACTTTGAGTGGATGGAAAATATTCGCGATTGGTGTATTTCTCGCCAACTTTGGTGGGGTCACAGAATTCCTGCTTATTATGCACCAAACGGTGAGATGGTGGTCGCTGAATCCGTCGAGGAAGCGGTATCTCTATTTTCTAAAAAAGGAATTTCAGTAACCAAAGAAACCATCAAACAAGATGAAGATGTTTTGGACACTTGGTTCTCTTCAGGACTTTGGCCTTTTACTGTATTTGGTTGGCCTGAAAATTCAACCGAACTCAAACAATACTATCCTACTTCTGTGCTGGTGACTGGATTTGATATCATCTTCTTCTGGGTCGCTCGGATGATTATGAACGGTCTTAAATTTATGGGAGATGTTCCTTTCCATAAGGTTCTCATCCATGGCCTTGTTCGTGATAAAGATGGTAAGAAGTTTAGTAAGTCCCTTGGAAACGTAGTAGATCCTTTGGATATGATGACTAAATACGGAACCGATTCGTTTCGATTTTTTCTCGCAGCTGTTTTGCCGGAAGGAAAGGACATTCTTTTCGACGAATCACGGTTAGACGGATACAGGTCTTTTTGTAATAAAATTTGGAACTCAAGCCGGTTTATTTTTATGAACTTACCGGAAGAGTTCACAACCAAAGAACCAGAACTCAATTCTTTAGAAGACACTGACCTTTGGATTTTGAATGAGTTTGATCGGATGCTTAGTAAGTATGAAAAAGCCTACGCCGGTTATCTCTTTTTCGAAATGGCAAATGCTGTGTATGATTTTGTTTGGGGATCTTTCTGCGATTGGTATTTGGAATTAACCAAAGCTCGTGTTTATGGCAACGTAACACCAGAATCGCAAGAGAAAGCTCGCCTTGTTCTTGTTAGTGTTTTGAAAAAATCACTCGGACTATTACATCCGTTTATGCCTTTTATCACAGAAGAAATTCATTCATTACTAGAACAGACAGAACTTGCGAAAACAGAATTTCCAAAACCGTATGGAGTTTCTGATTCCGCACCGGCTGTGGTTCGAATGGAGCTCGTACGTGAGATCATCACAAAGATTCGAAACATGCGTGCAGAACTCGGAGTCAAACCTGAGAAAAAATGTAAGGTCATCATCAAGTGTAGCCATAAAGAATTAAAAGAAATGATGGAAAGAGAAATCAAATCCATCCTCCAACTTTCCAAAGCAGAAAGTTTGGAATTTTTAGATTCTTATGAGGCAAAAAATACAGATTCCGTAGGTGCTTTTTCCATCGGAGAAATTTTTCTTCCTTTGGAAGGTATTTTTGATTTTGAAAAAGAAAAACAACGACTGGAAAAAGAGAAAAAACAAATCCAATTGGAAATGGAAAAGTTGGAAAATAAAATCAACAATCCATCTTTCTTAGAAAAAGCAAAACCTGATGTGGTAGAAAAAGAAAGAGAAAAGTATAATACTTGGAAAGAGAAACTAGATAGTACGGTAAGGGCTTTAGAAAAAATTGGATCATAA